A window of Gavia stellata isolate bGavSte3 chromosome 21, bGavSte3.hap2, whole genome shotgun sequence contains these coding sequences:
- the C21H12orf43 gene encoding protein CUSTOS: MAAPRGGSGLDTDSESDSSGEAAARFREAAWDCAAQAAAAVVRAESRGGGLKKDRLQPAQPSLRREVNSHAEDGNELQTTPEFRAHIAKKLGAMLDGFITVLKESSGPSQTSVQQSDSGDDGFRLFSSSVPGDCGKSEPCPAARRRQPSSSSDMDSDQEWQRYQEAAVSAADILKQSAFPALSQDSSQDQSQGYVEHSQKKKKKKKIRGENDIQEKIIDAAECDQISKDLPRLVSANGQHERQDSNHTESSVLPGVVKKKKKKKKGE, translated from the exons ATGGCGGCGCCCAGGGGCGGCTCAGGCCTCGACACGGACTCGGAGTCGGACAGCAGCGGCGAGGCGGCAGCGCGGTTCCGGGAGGCCGCCTGGGACTGCGCTgcgcaggcggcggcggcggtggtgCGGGCGGAGTCGCGCGGCG GTGGCCTTAAAAAGGATCGGTTACAGCCCGCTCAGCCTAGCCTAag GCGTGAGGTGAACAGTCATGCTGAGGATGGAAATGAGCTACAGACGACACCAGAGTTCAGAGCACACATTGCAAAGAAACTGGGAGCAATGCTAGATGG TTTCATCACTGTCTTGAAGGAGTCATCAGGACCTTCACAAACTTCTGTGCAACAGTCTGACTCTGGAGATGATG GTTTTcgcctcttctcttcctctgtcccGGGAGACTGTGGGAAATCGGAGCCTTGCCCTGCAGCAAGGAGGAGACAGCCATCTAGCTCCAG TGACATGGACAGTGACCAAGAGTGGCAAAGGTACCAGGAGGCTGCTGTGTCAGCTGCAGACATTCTGAAGCAAAGTGCTTTTCCTGCACTGTCCCAGGATTCCAGCCAGGATCAGAGTCAGGGTTATGTAGAgcacagccagaaaaaaaagaagaaaaagaaaattagggGAGAGAACGATATTCAAGAGAAAATAATAGATGCAGCAGAGTGTGACCAGATCAGCAAAGATTTGCCACGGTTGGTGTCTGCAAATGGACAGCATGAGAGACAGGACAGCAATCATACAGAGAGCTCAGTGTTGCCAGGAgttgtgaagaagaaaaagaagaagaaaaaaggagaatga